The following coding sequences are from one Geothrix sp. window:
- a CDS encoding glycosyltransferase, which yields MANQDGRTEPGRKVWFFTSELENERAGSFRQERWGKVFLGLGAEIAIFNVMGSLHLTVARFEDEASFLAFRAEALTRAPLMASVREGLAVKLLRRIKHLALVDFYLPNILLLFFKALTRLLRSRDRVLILCSSPPFALAFVGFLLKVLLPSRVQLVVDMRDAWALHPALGGIKGLKRAIEGAVLRRADHVSTVSHGLRQEFETAYGIQVEVLYNVATHYFQGERATLDLTELDPRIRPGAVKLVYTGSTPEGFYDLATIVGGVADFLAEHPEVSETLQLIFVGACQELALEVARSGRPLGDAVVLVPHVSHARAKAIQNSADALTFLAFPGQGNKGVVSAKFFEYLAQGKPIFPLSVVAGSDVDQLLERYAGGTCRLLTREEIARQLYQVAIHGVRVLPRCQDGDRLKDLLNDYVRFATSLVSGKAAC from the coding sequence ATGGCGAATCAGGATGGAAGGACGGAGCCGGGCCGAAAGGTCTGGTTCTTCACCTCCGAGCTCGAGAACGAGCGGGCGGGCAGCTTCCGGCAGGAGCGCTGGGGGAAGGTGTTTCTCGGCCTCGGGGCCGAGATAGCCATTTTCAATGTCATGGGTTCCCTGCACCTGACCGTGGCCCGCTTCGAGGACGAGGCCTCCTTCCTCGCCTTCCGCGCCGAGGCCCTCACCCGCGCCCCGCTCATGGCCTCCGTCCGCGAAGGGCTGGCGGTCAAGCTGCTGCGCCGGATCAAGCACCTGGCCCTGGTGGATTTCTACCTGCCCAACATCCTGCTGCTGTTCTTCAAGGCGCTGACCCGGCTGCTTCGATCCCGGGACCGGGTGCTCATCCTGTGCTCCTCGCCCCCCTTCGCCCTGGCCTTCGTGGGGTTCCTGCTCAAGGTGCTGCTCCCCTCCCGGGTTCAGCTGGTGGTGGACATGCGCGATGCCTGGGCCCTGCATCCGGCCCTGGGTGGGATCAAGGGGCTGAAGCGGGCCATTGAAGGCGCCGTGCTCCGGAGGGCGGACCACGTGAGCACCGTGTCCCATGGGCTCCGGCAGGAATTCGAGACAGCCTATGGCATCCAGGTGGAGGTCCTCTACAACGTGGCCACCCACTACTTCCAGGGGGAACGCGCCACCCTGGACCTGACGGAGCTTGATCCCCGGATCAGGCCCGGGGCCGTCAAGCTGGTCTACACCGGCAGCACCCCGGAGGGGTTCTACGACCTGGCGACCATCGTGGGCGGCGTGGCCGACTTCCTGGCGGAACATCCGGAGGTGTCGGAGACCCTGCAGCTCATCTTCGTGGGGGCCTGCCAGGAGCTGGCCCTGGAGGTGGCCCGCAGCGGCCGGCCCCTGGGCGATGCCGTGGTCCTGGTCCCCCATGTCTCCCACGCCAGGGCCAAGGCGATCCAGAACTCGGCCGACGCCCTCACCTTCCTGGCCTTCCCGGGGCAGGGGAACAAGGGCGTGGTCTCGGCCAAGTTCTTCGAGTACCTGGCGCAGGGCAAGCCGATCTTCCCCCTGTCCGTCGTGGCGGGTTCGGATGTCGATCAGCTGCTGGAGCGCTACGCCGGGGGGACCTGCCGGCTCTTGACGCGGGAGGAGATCGCGCGCCAGCTGTACCAGGTGGCCATTCACGGGGTTCGGGTGCTGCCCCGTTGCCAGGATGGGGATCGCTTGAAGGACCTGCTGAACGACTACGTCCGCTTCGCGACCTCCCTCGTCTCCGGGAAAGCGGCATGCTGA
- the asnB gene encoding asparagine synthase (glutamine-hydrolyzing) yields the protein MCGIFGLLQARPFEAGELTAMGQILRHRGPDDEGFLVVQDGVCEPYGGVDTPGEIFEARAPYLPARRLGDSALGPRGGLALGHRRLSILDLSAAGHQPMSYRDRYWIVFNGEVYNYLELRAELSAKGYTFLSHTDTEVVLAAYDCWGTGCLSHFNGMWGLAIYDHREETLFLARDRFGVKPLYLWSTERGLAFASEIKAFTALEGWAARGNLGRMLDYLVWSVSDHSEETMFQGVTQVPPGGQLLIKVPEALSLLREGRQARLQPTVWYAPPETVHRSSLAEAQETFRALLLDAVRLRLRADVPVGSCLSGGLDSSTVVCLMQQLLLEQGAAGQQRTFTACSAERAFDESEYARIIVAHTGAQGIFTTPEPERLFRELEALVWSQDEPFGSTSTFAQRCVFGLARENQVSVMLDGQGADEILGGYTCYVGAYLAELLRSFNLPKLAREITNIQRETGFSPRRSLGYMAAYTIPSLIGLMGRFDDRAFSERHWLAQGHRQAFSEDPVTAAGGRSSSVRQVSLAQLTSINLPMLLRWEDRNSMAHSIEARTPFLDYRVVEACLAMPAEFKIGGGVSKRVMRGAMRGLVPDRILDRKDKMGFVTAEQVWLKGEARAQFRTAIQESLERFPGLFSDRLLPDFDAVTAGEKGFDFRYWRVINLGYWGRAFDLSL from the coding sequence ATGTGCGGGATTTTCGGCCTTCTGCAAGCCCGGCCCTTCGAGGCCGGGGAGCTGACGGCCATGGGCCAGATCCTTCGCCACCGGGGCCCCGATGATGAAGGTTTCCTGGTCGTCCAGGATGGAGTCTGTGAACCCTACGGGGGCGTGGATACACCCGGGGAGATCTTCGAGGCCAGGGCCCCCTACCTTCCCGCCCGCCGGTTGGGCGACTCGGCCCTTGGTCCCCGGGGCGGCCTGGCCCTGGGACACCGGCGCCTGTCGATCCTGGATCTGTCCGCGGCCGGGCACCAGCCCATGTCCTACCGGGACCGCTACTGGATCGTGTTCAACGGTGAAGTCTACAACTACCTCGAGCTGCGGGCCGAGCTGAGCGCGAAGGGCTACACCTTCCTCAGCCACACCGATACCGAGGTGGTCCTCGCGGCCTATGACTGCTGGGGGACGGGTTGCCTGTCCCACTTCAATGGGATGTGGGGCCTGGCCATCTACGACCACCGGGAAGAGACCCTGTTCCTGGCCCGGGATCGCTTCGGCGTGAAGCCCCTCTACCTCTGGTCCACCGAGAGGGGCCTGGCCTTTGCTTCCGAGATCAAGGCCTTCACCGCGCTCGAGGGCTGGGCGGCCCGCGGGAATCTCGGCCGGATGTTGGACTACCTCGTCTGGAGCGTGTCCGACCACTCCGAAGAGACCATGTTCCAGGGCGTGACCCAGGTCCCGCCCGGCGGGCAGCTGCTCATCAAGGTTCCGGAGGCCCTCTCCCTGTTGCGGGAGGGGCGTCAGGCTCGGCTCCAGCCCACGGTTTGGTACGCCCCCCCGGAAACGGTCCATCGCTCTTCCCTGGCGGAAGCGCAGGAGACGTTCCGCGCGCTGCTGCTGGATGCCGTCCGGTTGCGGCTCAGGGCCGATGTGCCGGTCGGATCCTGCCTATCGGGTGGGTTGGATTCCTCCACGGTGGTCTGCCTGATGCAGCAGCTCCTGCTCGAGCAGGGCGCCGCCGGTCAGCAGCGGACCTTCACGGCCTGCTCGGCGGAACGGGCCTTCGATGAATCCGAGTACGCCAGGATCATCGTCGCGCATACCGGCGCCCAGGGCATCTTCACGACGCCCGAACCCGAACGGCTCTTTCGCGAGCTGGAGGCCCTGGTGTGGAGCCAGGATGAGCCCTTCGGCTCGACCAGCACCTTTGCCCAGAGATGCGTCTTCGGTCTCGCCCGGGAGAATCAGGTCTCGGTGATGCTGGACGGGCAGGGGGCCGACGAGATCCTGGGGGGCTACACCTGCTATGTCGGAGCCTACCTGGCGGAGCTGCTCCGCAGCTTCAACCTTCCGAAGCTGGCCCGGGAAATCACCAACATCCAGAGAGAGACCGGGTTCAGTCCCCGGCGATCGCTCGGGTACATGGCCGCCTATACGATCCCCAGCCTGATCGGCCTGATGGGCCGCTTCGATGACCGTGCCTTCTCCGAGCGCCACTGGCTGGCTCAAGGCCACCGCCAGGCCTTCTCCGAGGATCCGGTCACGGCCGCCGGCGGACGCAGCAGCTCGGTCCGGCAGGTCTCCCTGGCCCAGCTGACCTCCATCAACCTGCCCATGCTGCTGCGGTGGGAGGATCGCAACTCCATGGCTCATTCCATCGAGGCGCGCACCCCCTTCCTGGATTACCGGGTCGTGGAGGCCTGCCTGGCCATGCCCGCGGAGTTCAAGATCGGCGGCGGCGTCTCCAAGCGGGTGATGCGGGGGGCCATGCGCGGCCTGGTGCCCGATCGGATCCTCGACCGGAAGGACAAGATGGGCTTCGTGACCGCCGAGCAGGTGTGGCTCAAGGGTGAGGCCAGGGCGCAGTTCCGCACGGCCATCCAGGAATCACTGGAGCGGTTCCCGGGCCTGTTCTCGGACCGCTTGCTCCCGGACTTCGACGCCGTCACCGCGGGGGAGAAGGGCTTCGATTTCAGGTACTGGAGGGTGATCAACCTGGGGTATTGGGGGCGGGCCTTTGATCTGTCGCTTTGA
- a CDS encoding lipopolysaccharide biosynthesis protein yields the protein MTPSPAAALFRLAKNTGLVALGTAMGHVFVLASTPFLSRLYSTDQFGELALLLSISGIVLAAGCLRYEMALPGAEERAAVPIFMLCGVIAASLAILAFCACFLPWHRWFDHPILQLIREPWLVAGLVVGTAMFQAVAAFLVREGRFAPLAALRTSQGFLYAMLAILPLFGLLWSYVLSFLAGGLVLSGWVYWKHRAQTRSSSPGMLLATARDYKRFPIYLLPGIVLDMVGLSVCVWIISAMYGLSQVGQYSQIQRLIGAPMLLISASLSQAMLKHASDEQRARRPVWPLVKNLALILGACCLALLIVMFFFGSWGLHHFLGPKWRVDTFFVCIIALPVFVRSSVSPLSTVLITTGRLRHALIWQVCFFVTSVSILPWLAAHTSFDRFLLGYAVHQCVLYLIYFLIIRHDSKVPGPSTELVSEPIE from the coding sequence ATGACTCCATCTCCTGCGGCCGCCCTGTTCAGGCTGGCGAAGAATACGGGCCTGGTCGCCTTGGGCACCGCCATGGGGCATGTCTTCGTCCTTGCGTCGACCCCCTTCCTGTCGCGCCTCTATTCCACGGACCAGTTCGGGGAGCTGGCCCTCCTGCTCTCCATTTCCGGCATCGTCCTCGCTGCCGGGTGCCTGCGCTATGAAATGGCCCTTCCCGGGGCCGAGGAGCGGGCTGCGGTCCCCATCTTCATGCTCTGCGGGGTCATCGCGGCCTCGTTGGCCATCCTGGCCTTCTGCGCCTGCTTCCTGCCCTGGCACCGCTGGTTCGACCACCCCATCCTGCAGCTGATCAGGGAACCCTGGCTGGTGGCCGGGCTGGTGGTTGGCACTGCCATGTTCCAGGCGGTCGCCGCCTTCCTGGTGAGGGAGGGCCGGTTCGCCCCGCTGGCAGCTTTGCGAACCTCGCAGGGATTTCTTTATGCCATGTTGGCCATCCTGCCGCTGTTCGGACTGCTCTGGTCCTATGTCCTGTCCTTTCTTGCCGGCGGTCTGGTTCTCAGCGGCTGGGTGTACTGGAAACACCGCGCGCAGACCCGCTCCTCAAGCCCCGGCATGCTGCTGGCCACCGCCCGGGACTATAAGAGGTTCCCGATCTACCTTCTGCCGGGGATCGTCCTCGACATGGTTGGACTGAGCGTCTGCGTCTGGATCATCTCCGCGATGTACGGGCTCTCCCAGGTGGGGCAGTATTCCCAGATCCAGCGGCTCATCGGTGCGCCCATGCTCCTCATCAGCGCCAGCCTTTCCCAGGCCATGCTGAAGCATGCCTCGGACGAACAGCGGGCGCGCCGCCCGGTGTGGCCCCTGGTGAAGAACCTGGCCCTCATCCTGGGGGCCTGCTGCCTGGCATTGCTGATCGTGATGTTCTTCTTCGGATCCTGGGGCCTGCATCATTTCCTGGGGCCCAAGTGGCGGGTCGACACCTTCTTCGTCTGCATCATCGCCCTGCCGGTGTTCGTGCGCAGCTCGGTGTCCCCCCTGTCGACGGTTTTGATTACCACCGGCCGGTTGCGGCATGCCCTGATCTGGCAGGTCTGCTTCTTCGTGACCAGCGTCAGCATCCTGCCCTGGCTGGCCGCTCATACTAGCTTTGACAGGTTCCTGCTCGGCTATGCCGTCCACCAGTGCGTTCTCTATCTGATCTACTTCCTCATCATCAGGCACGACTCGAAGGTGCCTGGGCCCTCCACGGAGCTTGTCAGCGAGCCGATCGAGTAA
- the rfbB gene encoding dTDP-glucose 4,6-dehydratase: MITGGAGFIGSNLVHHWCRTHPRDRILVLDRLTYAADPKLIQHLEGVELVVDDIQNLELVRSLIEKNQVTRIFHLAAESHVDRSISGPAAFIQTNLVGTFSMLEAARQAWGGDRNCRFLHVSTDEVYGSLGDAGKFHESMPYAPNSPYSATKAGGDHLVRAYHHTYGLNTVTTNCSNNYGPRQHNEKLIPLAISRMAKDEAIPVYGNGQNVRDWLFVEDHCTALEMAMASGTAGETYCIGGDNEWRNIDLVELLCDTVDRHLGRRIGMSRSLIQFVDDRAGHDQRYAIDATRIREQLGWTPVTAFEAGLASTVAWYLSPP; this comes from the coding sequence TTGATCACCGGCGGAGCAGGATTCATCGGCAGCAACCTGGTTCATCACTGGTGTCGAACCCACCCGCGTGATCGCATCCTGGTGCTGGACCGGCTGACCTATGCGGCCGACCCGAAGCTGATCCAGCACCTTGAGGGTGTGGAGCTCGTGGTGGACGACATCCAGAACCTGGAATTGGTTCGAAGCCTGATTGAGAAAAACCAGGTCACCAGGATCTTCCACCTGGCCGCCGAGAGCCATGTGGACCGCAGCATCTCCGGACCCGCCGCCTTCATTCAGACCAACCTGGTCGGCACGTTCTCCATGCTGGAGGCAGCGCGCCAGGCCTGGGGGGGCGACCGCAACTGCCGGTTCCTGCATGTCAGCACGGACGAAGTCTATGGCTCCCTGGGCGATGCCGGGAAGTTCCACGAGAGCATGCCCTACGCCCCCAACAGCCCGTACAGCGCCACCAAGGCCGGCGGTGATCACCTGGTGCGCGCCTACCATCACACCTATGGCCTGAATACCGTCACGACGAACTGCTCGAACAACTATGGCCCGCGACAGCACAACGAGAAGCTGATCCCCCTGGCCATCAGCCGCATGGCGAAGGACGAAGCCATTCCGGTCTATGGCAATGGCCAGAATGTCCGGGACTGGCTGTTTGTCGAGGATCACTGCACCGCCCTTGAAATGGCCATGGCCTCGGGGACGGCGGGTGAGACCTATTGCATCGGCGGGGACAACGAGTGGAGGAACATCGACCTGGTTGAGCTCCTGTGTGACACCGTGGACCGCCACCTTGGCCGCAGGATCGGAATGAGCCGTTCCCTGATCCAGTTTGTGGATGACCGCGCAGGGCACGACCAGCGCTACGCCATCGATGCCACCCGCATTCGCGAGCAATTGGGATGGACCCCCGTGACGGCCTTTGAGGCGGGTCTGGCGTCAACCGTGGCGTGGTATCTATCGCCTCCCTGA
- the rfbD gene encoding dTDP-4-dehydrorhamnose reductase, producing the protein MRVLVTGGAGQLAQALRKTWLGHELILPEESVLDLSDPDSIRRVVAQVRPDILINCGAFTQVDRCESEPELAVLINATAVGWLAEACEAQRALLVQISTDYVFDGTSRKPYREEDPTNPTSVYGRTKLEGEYQAARCSRHLIARTSWLYDAWGKNFFNTMLAAAAQGRPLRVVDDQWGAPTSCRALARQLLAAAEHGWHGLVHASCAGETTWHEFAKAIFEAKGMAPDLSPCTSDGYPTPARRPAYSVLDGAKRRKLGPDLMPTWMDALREVIDAPELDGRPDV; encoded by the coding sequence ATGCGGGTCTTGGTCACAGGGGGGGCCGGACAGCTGGCCCAGGCCCTCCGCAAAACCTGGCTGGGACACGAACTGATCCTTCCGGAGGAGTCGGTTCTTGATCTGAGCGATCCAGATTCCATTCGCCGGGTTGTCGCGCAGGTTCGCCCGGACATCCTGATCAATTGCGGAGCCTTCACCCAGGTTGACCGCTGCGAGTCGGAACCCGAGCTGGCCGTTCTGATCAACGCCACCGCCGTGGGGTGGCTGGCCGAAGCCTGCGAGGCGCAACGGGCCCTTCTGGTCCAGATCAGCACGGACTACGTGTTCGATGGCACCAGCAGAAAGCCCTATCGGGAGGAGGATCCCACCAACCCGACCTCGGTCTATGGCCGCACCAAACTTGAAGGTGAGTACCAGGCAGCCCGGTGCTCACGGCACCTCATCGCGCGGACCAGCTGGCTCTATGACGCCTGGGGCAAGAACTTCTTCAATACGATGCTTGCCGCCGCCGCCCAAGGGCGCCCCCTTCGGGTCGTGGACGACCAGTGGGGCGCGCCCACCTCCTGCCGGGCCTTGGCCCGACAGCTGCTGGCCGCGGCAGAGCATGGCTGGCATGGGCTCGTTCATGCTTCCTGCGCGGGGGAAACCACGTGGCACGAGTTCGCCAAGGCCATTTTTGAAGCCAAGGGGATGGCTCCAGACCTCAGTCCATGCACCAGCGACGGGTACCCCACCCCGGCCAGGCGACCGGCCTACTCCGTCCTGGATGGCGCGAAAAGGCGGAAGCTGGGGCCTGATCTCATGCCCACCTGGATGGATGCACTCAGGGAAGTGATTGACGCTCCGGAGTTGGATGGGAGGCCCGATGTCTGA
- a CDS encoding dTDP-4-dehydrorhamnose 3,5-epimerase family protein — MEFRKGPIEGVVITPFRKFVDERGWLAEIFRHDELPTWFRPEMSYVSVTNPGVLRGPHEHVDQADLFCWVGPGDFLLTLWDNRPESPTYLNRMEAAMGVNNPGSALIPKGVVHCYRCISHEPGFVINCPDRLFMGTGKSEAIDEIRHEDDPENPFVKDERARRAQL, encoded by the coding sequence ATGGAGTTCCGCAAGGGTCCCATTGAAGGCGTGGTGATCACCCCTTTTCGCAAGTTCGTGGATGAGCGCGGGTGGTTGGCGGAGATCTTCCGTCACGATGAATTGCCAACTTGGTTCCGCCCCGAAATGTCCTATGTGAGCGTGACGAATCCGGGTGTGCTCCGGGGCCCGCATGAGCATGTGGACCAGGCCGATCTCTTCTGCTGGGTCGGGCCTGGCGACTTCCTGCTCACCCTGTGGGACAACCGGCCTGAGAGCCCGACCTATCTGAACCGCATGGAGGCGGCGATGGGGGTGAACAACCCCGGTTCTGCCCTGATCCCCAAGGGCGTGGTCCACTGCTATCGCTGCATCAGCCACGAGCCCGGGTTCGTCATCAATTGCCCGGATCGCCTCTTCATGGGGACGGGAAAGTCCGAGGCAATCGATGAAATCCGGCATGAGGATGACCCTGAGAACCCCTTCGTGAAGGACGAGAGGGCGCGCAGGGCGCAACTCTGA
- a CDS encoding sugar phosphate nucleotidyltransferase — MKGVLLAGGTGSRLFPLTKVTNKHLLPVGQVPMIWHPLWKFKEAGIEEILIVTGTEHMGDVVSLLGSGREFGCRFTYKVQDEAGGIAQALGLAENFAGGSSLCVILGDNIFKDALGPEVEAFGRQGRGARILLKPVEDPQRYGVADVKDDRVLGIEEKPAAPKSNLAVTGIYFYDEAVFDIIRTVKPSGRGELEITDVNNAYIARGELSFGVFLGWWTDAGTFPSLAHANDLAGREDIPFRAAIERS; from the coding sequence TTGAAAGGCGTCCTTCTTGCCGGGGGTACAGGCTCGCGTCTATTCCCCCTGACAAAGGTTACGAACAAGCACCTGTTGCCAGTCGGGCAGGTTCCAATGATTTGGCATCCCTTGTGGAAGTTCAAGGAAGCTGGGATCGAGGAAATCCTGATCGTCACCGGTACAGAGCATATGGGGGACGTGGTCTCGCTTCTCGGCTCGGGGAGAGAGTTCGGTTGCCGGTTCACCTACAAGGTTCAGGACGAGGCCGGTGGCATTGCGCAGGCGCTGGGCCTGGCCGAAAATTTCGCCGGCGGATCCTCCCTGTGCGTGATCTTGGGGGACAACATCTTCAAGGACGCCCTTGGGCCGGAAGTCGAGGCCTTTGGAAGGCAGGGACGGGGAGCCCGGATTCTCCTGAAGCCCGTGGAGGATCCGCAGCGTTACGGCGTTGCGGACGTGAAGGACGATCGAGTGCTGGGGATCGAGGAGAAGCCGGCTGCGCCGAAATCGAACCTGGCTGTGACGGGCATCTACTTCTACGATGAGGCCGTGTTTGACATCATCCGGACCGTGAAGCCTTCGGGTCGGGGTGAACTGGAGATCACGGACGTCAACAATGCCTACATCGCCCGGGGCGAACTGAGCTTTGGGGTTTTCCTTGGATGGTGGACCGACGCAGGCACCTTCCCGAGTCTCGCCCATGCCAATGACCTGGCGGGCCGGGAAGACATCCCCTTTCGGGCAGCCATTGAAAGGAGCTGA